The following proteins come from a genomic window of Anopheles ziemanni chromosome 3, idAnoZiCoDA_A2_x.2, whole genome shotgun sequence:
- the LOC131284643 gene encoding protein IWS1 homolog, which yields MCVKFGQFMSDFDNMLARKKEEKSRLRKRNEIDLVNENDDLIAQLLQKMQHAAEEDRRLNTEGKPATKKIAILKHVMSQLIKKDLQLAFLEHSVLNVLTDWLAPLPNKALPCLQIRENILKLLADLPAIDKTYLKRSGIGKAVMYLHKHPDETKANRDRAGRLISDWARPIFNLSADITAMTREERLERDLLRMSQKRKQSPEPSIPAHVNDKGLPFDDVERYVNMGAIRPGDIGWIHRARVPMPSDKEYIIRPKSNIDTDMSVTKKKLNRYEISLKKFLYKKKQNSSCRAANFSINESKLGL from the exons ATGTGTGTAAAATT CGGCCAATTCATGTCTGACTTCGACAACATGTTGGCGCGCAAGAAGGAGGAAAAGTCCCGTCTTCGGAAGCGGAACGAAATCGATTTGGTCAATGAAAACGACGATCTAATTGCGCAGCTGCTGCAGAAGATGCAGCACGCAGCAGAGGAAGACCGGCGGCTGAACACTGAGGGTAAACCGGCCACGAAAAAGATTGCCATCTTAAAGCATGTGATGTCCCAGCTGATCAAGAAGGACTTGCAGCTGGCTTTCCTGGAGCACAGCGTTCTAAACGTACTGACCGATTGGTTGGCCCCACTACCCAATAAGGCTCTCCCGTGCCTGCAGATCCGGGAAAATATTCTAAAGCTGTTGGCTGAT CTTCCGGCGATTGATAAGACATACCTGAAACGGTCGGGTATCGGTAAAGCCGTAATGTACTTGCACAAACATCCGGATGAAACGAAAGCGAATCGCGATCGGGCTGGTCGGCTGATCTCTGATTGGGCTCGCCCGATTTTTAATCTCAGCGCCGACATCACGGCAATGACGCGCGAAGAGCGGCTGGAACGTGACTTGCTGCGGATGTCTCAAAAGCGCAAGCAATCCCCTGAGCCATCCATTCCTGCGCACGTCAACGACAAGGGATTACCGTTTGACGACGTTGAAAGGTACGTGAACAT GGGTGCAATTCGTCCAGGTGATATTGGTTGGATCCATCGAGCCCGTGTACCTATGCCTTCCGATAAAGAGTACATAATTCGGCCGAAATCAAACATAGATACGGATATGAGT GTAACAAAGAAAAAGTTGAACCGGTATGAAATATCCCTGAAGAAATTTCTCTACAAGAAAAAACAGAACTCTAGCTGTCGCGCTGcgaatttttcgatcaatGAGAGCAAATTAGGACTCTAA
- the LOC131284641 gene encoding histone acetyltransferase KAT6B-like, which translates to MPARKKQVSKETWYEWIMDAIEKIQVSRQRPTMASICHAIRKRHIFEEKTIAARLQEAESSGLIEASFVRDAPIYRLVQGKARRRREHLSRKCCSFPNAICIECLRTSIKGPNDQPEPMSSCERCGISLHDSCSNKLNGLETSVPLSQLVSVGNNWFCDDCCQPCDACNTRITSLSQARCCLLECADCARKFHFQCMVPPLTSEWKSRTPWQCDDCSQNDKQCDAKKSRTDHRSNCSRIGAENLKKSVGLNKSSEHGTQCSRSQPKEADLIDGRIEAMKIKLAGQVSTDDFDIFRMVLLQTCHLQTDNLARTPEAIRFGKYEIESWYSSPFPQEYAKLKVLYMCEFCLKYMKTDNELRRHQGKCILRHPPGGEIYRDDDLSVFEVDGNEQKLYCQSLCLLAKLFLDHKTLYFDVEPFMFYILTKRDRLGQHIVGYFSKEKMNQRSYNVSCILTMPQCQRQGYGRFLIDFSYLLSRVERKPGTPERPFSDMGRVSYHKYWCSVILSYLYLNRDAPLTLKTISRDTGMFVSDIVTALRKLHFIKYRGQKKGCCRTNRPIICIDWRAVEAHQVRINRSPESARVKEMGLRWIPNMRVSSIVKQSAVVENVSFQNDSSSSPSSQNTPNVDEVRNKCSPSKAEKGNGNDANILLNSSSTGKSPTKHSLIAQSPSEHSGNDTDNSLEEDGIARTSSGRKRSRPKKYSKDLFDLSLSLTTGTPKSNRSLKPASEESKDSNTSWCEGKFPVVLMEPLSANDFVLSRPSDRCGTDEEVSLDSVEAFMGTPKSELQKPSPSNTVHGFTPIAPFKQQFVVNVEHRGSPSLGAALSHHFEPHMSTPKLSSAKRSSASRCRKRTIVCLQEVISCKRQRLDWTADEGRGSAEHGISRDGNVTSSHQVTLYTHCRPTRPGVRGRPSEGNTIELSSSNVRMFPRTV; encoded by the coding sequence ATGCCTGCTAGAAAGAAGCAAGTCAGTAAGGAAACGTGGTACGAGTGGATAATGGACGCCATCGAGAAGATTCAAGTTAGTAGACAGCGTCCTACGATGGCCAGCATATGCCATGCAATACGCAAGCGCCACATattcgaagaaaaaacgaTCGCTGCGAGACTACAGGAAGCTGAATCAAGTGGCCTGATCGAGGCGAGTTTTGTGCGCGATGCTCCCATATATCGATTGGTTCAAGGCAAAGCAAGGCGCCGAAGGGAGCATCTTTCCCGGAAATGCTGTTCGTTTCCTAACGCGATCTGCATCGAATGTCTCAGAACTAGCATCAAAGGCCCCAATGATCAGCCGGAACCGATGAGCTCGTGTGAACGGTGCGGGATATCGCTACACGATAGTTGCTCCAACAAACTCAATGGCCTGGAAACTTCCGTCCCACTGTCCCAGCTGGTATCGGTGGGAAATAATTGGTTCTGCGATGACTGTTGCCAACCGTGTGATGCTTGTAACACCAGGATCACAAGTTTGAGCCAAGCTCGATGCTGCCTGCTGGAATGTGCCGATTGTGCAAGAAAGTTCCACTTTCAGTGCATGGTACCACCATTGACCAGCGAGTGGAAAAGTAGAACGCCCTGGCAGTGCGACGATTGTTCACAAAATGATAAGCAATGCGATGCGAAAAAATCAAGAACTGATCATcggtcaaattgttcgcgcatCGGTGCAGAGAACTTGAAGAAAAGTGTTGGTTTAAATAAGTCCAGTGAGCACGGTACACAGTGTTCCCGATCGCAACCCAAGGAAGCTGACCTGATTGATGGACGTATTGAGGCGATGAAGATAAAGTTAGCTGGACAGGTGTCTACCGACGATTTTGATATCTTCCGGATGGTACTATTGCAGACATGCCATCTGCAAACGGATAATCTCGCTCGTACACCGGAAGCAATTCGGTTCGGCAAGTACGAAATCGAATCGTGGTACTCAAGCCCCTTCCCTCAGGAATATGCCAAACTGAAAGTGCTCTACATGTGTGAATTCTGCCTGAAGTACATGAAGACGGACAATGAGCTGCGCCGTCACCAGGGCAAGTGTATCTTACGACATCCTCCAGGGGGTGAAATTTATCGCGACGATGATTTATCCGTTTTTGAGGTGGACGGAAATGAGCAGAAGCTGTACTGCCAGAGCTTATGCTTGTTGGCAAAACTATTTCTCGATCACAAAACGCTATACTTCGACGTCGAACCGTTCATGTTCTACATCCTGACCAAACGCGATAGGCTCGGGCAGCATATCGTCGGATACTTTTCGAAGGAAAAGATGAACCAGCGGAGCTACAACGTGTCCTGCATCCTGACGATGCCTCAGTGCCAACGGCAAGGTTATGGGCGGTTTCTGATTGATTTCAGCTACCTACTAAGTCGTGTGGAGCGGAAGCCTGGCACACCCGAGCGCCCATTTTCCGATATGGGACGCGTATCTTACCATAAGTACTGGTGTTCGGTTATACTTTCGTACCTGTACCTCAATCGTGACGCACCCCTAACGCTGAAAACAATATCCCGGGATACCGGCATGTTCGTGAGCGACATTGTCACGGCTCTAAGGAAGCTGCACTTCATCAAGTATAGGGGTCAAAAGAAGGGTTGCTGTCGCACCAATCGGCCGATAATCTGCATCGACTGGCGGGCTGTGGAGGCACATCAAGTGCGTATAAACCGATCGCCCGAATCTGCCAGAGTCAAGGAAATGGGTCTTCGGTGGATACCAAATATGCGCGTTAGTTCAATTGTCAAGCAGTCTGCTGTGGTAGAAAATGTAAGCTTCCAGAACGATTCATCTAGCTCACCGAGCTCGCAAAATACACCAAACGTGGATGAGGTTAGAAACAAATGTTCTCCTAGCAAAGCTGAGAAAGGAAATGGCAACGATGCGAACATTTTACTCAACTCTAGCTCCACTGGGAAAAGTCCAACGAAACATTCACTCATTGCGCAAAGTCCATCGGAGCACAGTGGCAACGACACGGACAATTCACTGGAAGAAGATGGCATCGCAAGAACGAGCTCTGGTCGAAAGCGATCACGGCCGAAAAAATACAGTAAAGATTTATTCGACCTGTCACTATCGCTAACGACAGGAACGCCCAAATCAAACCGATCGCTGAAACCCGCCTCAGAGGAATCGAAGGATTCGAATACATCTTGGTGCGAGGGTAAATTTCCAGTTGTGCTGATGGAACCGCTTTCCGCAAACGATTTCGTACTATCGCGGCCATCGGACAGATGCGGTACGGACGAGGAGGTTTCGCTGGACAGCGTGGAAGCGTTCATGGGTACACCGAAAAGCGAGTTACAGAAGCCGTCCCCTAGCAATACGGTACATGGATTCACACCGATCGCACCTTTTAAACAGCAGTTCGTTGTGAACGTTGAACACCGAGGATCGCCGTCGCTGGGTGCTGCATTGTCTCACCACTTCGAGCCACACATGTCCACCCCGAAGTTGTCCAGTGCTAAGCGGAGCAGTGCCAGCAGATGTCGGAAACGAACCATCGTCTGCCTGCAGGAGGTAATCAGCTGCAAACGGCAGCGATTGGACTGGACTGCGGATGAGGGTAGAGGCAGCGCAGAACACGGCATTAGTAGAGATGGCAACGTTACGTCGAGCCATCAGGTAACTTTATATACCCATTGTCGACCCACTCGGCCTGGTGTTAGGGGTAGGCCAAGCGAGGGTAACACGATTGAGCTTAGTAGTTCGAACGTAAGGATGTTCCCGAGGACAGTGTAA